The Narcine bancroftii isolate sNarBan1 chromosome 11, sNarBan1.hap1, whole genome shotgun sequence genome has a window encoding:
- the LOC138746177 gene encoding sodium-coupled neutral amino acid symporter 2-like, translating into MTITEMNRFNINPDDDTSSANSHEYPPAKKIPINSQYIDNDAESQNFLPNLYYGKKKFEEYRTGNTSFGISAFNLSNAIMGSGILGLAYAMANTGIGLFVILLSAVSVFSLYSIHLLLKTAKEGGSLVYEQLGLRAFGLPGKLAASFSITMQNFGATSSYLYIVKYELPIVIQAFLGLEETTGEWYLNGDYLVLLVSFIIILPLSLLKNLGYLGYTSGLSLLCMLFFLIVVIHKHTQIPCPLPFLDQELGNATLNMTIMMTATSAYDAITAVSEPSLAPNATDEDICKPQYFVFNSQTVYAVPILTFAFVCHPAVLPIYEELKDRSRKKMQRVSNVSFLFIFIMYLLAALFGYMTFLGEVEPELLHTYSKVYRFDTVLLIVRLAVLMAVTLTVPVVLFPIRTSVQQLLFPSKGFNWIRHTIITVVILCCINCLVIFVPTIRDIFGFIGSSAAAMLIFILPSAFYLKLVKKEPVKSMQKIGALIFLISGIFVMFGSMTLIVLDWVHNASKNDAH; encoded by the exons ATGACCATAACGGAGATGAACAGGTTTAACATTAACCCCGATGACGACACGAGCAGCGCGAACAGCCATGAATATCCTCCCGCTAAGAAGATTCCCATCAATAG TCAATATATCGATAACGATGCAGAAAGTCAGAATTTCCTgccaaatttatactatgggaaaaAGAAATTTGAAGAATAT aggactggaaatacCTCATTTGGAATCTCTGCATTTAACCTCAGCAATGCTATCATGGGCAGTGGTATTCTTGGACTGGCTTATGCCATGGCTAACACTGGAATCGGACTTTTTGT GATCCTTTTGAGTGCTGTATCAgtattttcattatattctatACATCTCTTGCTGAAGACAGCAAAGGAAGGAG GTTCACTGGTCTACGAACAGCTGGGACTGAGAGCATTTGGGTTGCCTGGGAAATTGGCAGCGTCATTTTCAATCACAATGCAAAATTTTGGAG CGACATCAAGCTACCTCTACATAGTGAAATATGAACTACCAATTGTTATTCAAGCTTTCCTTGGACTTGAAGAAACAACTGG agagtggTACCTGAATGGTGACTACTTGGTCCTTTTGGTGTCTTTTATCATCATTCTTCCTTTATCCCTACTGAAGAATTTAG gTTACTTGGGCTATACTAGTGGACTGTCTCTCCTCTGCATGCTTTTCTTTCTAATAGTT GTAATTCACAAGCACACTCAGATTCCTTGTCCATTACCCTTTCTGGATCAGGAGCTAGGGAACGCCACACTGAATATGACCATAATGATGACTGCAACATCGGCTTATGATGCCATCACCGCCGTATCAGAGCCCAGTTTAGCTCCCAATGCAACGGACGAGGACATCTGTAAGCCACAGTACTTTGTTTTCAATTCACAG ACTGTCTATGCTGTACCAATTCTGACCTTTGCATTTGTGTGTCATCCTGCTGTGCTTCCCATCTATGAAGAACTCAAAGA CCGATCTCGCAAGAAAATGCAGAGAGTTTCCAACGTCTCGttcctttttatatttattatgtaCCTGTTGGCTGCTCTTTTTGGTTACATGACCTTCCTTG GTGAGGTTGAGCCAGAGCTACTTCACACATACTCAAAGGTGTACCGATTTGATACTGTTCTCCTCATTGTTCGTCTGGCAGTACTGATGGCTGTTACACTGACCGTTCCAGTTGTTCTTTTTCCA ATTCGTACCTCAGTTCAACAGCTGCTTTTCCCCAGTAAAGGATTTAACTGGATACGTCACACGATTATCACTGTTGTAATTCTATGCTGCATTAACTGCCTGGTCATCTTTGTTCCTACCATCCGTGATATCTTTGGCTTTATAG GTTCCTCTGCCGCTGCTATGTTGATCTTTATCCTGCCATCTGCATTTTACCTCAAACTTGTAAAGAAAGAGCCAGTGAAatcaatgcagaagattggg GCATTAATTTTCTTGATCAGCGGCATATTTGTTATGTTTGGAAGCATGACACTCATCGTTCTCGACTGGGTCCACAATGCATCAAAAAATGACGCCCATTAA